The Pseudoalteromonas translucida KMM 520 genome has a window encoding:
- the dbpA gene encoding ATP-dependent RNA helicase DbpA, with protein MTTTAFSSLALPSGLVDNLSTLGYTHMTPVQAQSLPPVLAGKDIIAQAKTGSGKTAAFSLGVLAKLNVKRFRIQSLVLCPTRELAEQVAVEMRKLARGIHNIKILTLCGGVSIGPQIGSLEHGAHIIVGTPGRVDDHIRKGTLRLDDVETLVLDEADQMLDMGFQDTLDAIIERIPTNRQTLLFSATFPRAIEAVAKRVLSNPVMVKVEEEQAKSTIKQYFYKMDNNKQRYPTLKLLLLKFTPQSCVVFCNTKVETQQLCDDLVDEGFSAVSLHGDLEQRDRERTLIHFSNKSASILVATDVAARGLDIDDMDMVINYHLAHDTQTHVHRIGRTGRAGKKGIACSIYGEAEAFKIAQIGDHYERDVIPEPMPSFSLLEKPPYKPEMVTLMLDSGKKQKVRAGDILGALTGKDGIAGRQVGKINVLDNVAFVAVERNSSKPALRKLTEGNIKGRKIRARRLTC; from the coding sequence GTGACCACAACTGCTTTTTCATCTTTGGCTTTACCTTCTGGGTTAGTTGATAACTTATCAACACTCGGCTACACCCACATGACACCTGTTCAGGCGCAAAGTTTACCGCCAGTACTGGCTGGAAAAGACATTATTGCTCAAGCAAAAACGGGGTCAGGTAAAACTGCGGCGTTTAGCTTAGGCGTATTGGCTAAATTAAACGTAAAACGTTTTCGTATTCAATCTTTAGTATTGTGCCCAACACGCGAGTTGGCAGAGCAAGTAGCTGTAGAAATGCGCAAATTAGCGCGTGGCATTCATAATATTAAAATACTTACTTTATGTGGTGGTGTATCAATTGGCCCACAAATTGGCTCACTTGAACATGGCGCACATATTATTGTTGGTACACCGGGGCGAGTTGATGATCATATTCGTAAAGGTACTTTGCGTTTAGATGATGTAGAAACGCTCGTACTAGATGAAGCCGATCAAATGCTAGATATGGGTTTTCAAGATACCTTAGATGCAATTATTGAGCGCATTCCCACTAACCGCCAAACATTACTATTTAGCGCTACGTTTCCACGTGCAATAGAAGCTGTTGCAAAGCGTGTGCTTAGCAATCCAGTAATGGTTAAGGTAGAAGAAGAGCAAGCTAAAAGCACTATTAAGCAATACTTCTATAAAATGGATAACAATAAACAACGCTACCCAACACTTAAATTATTGCTGCTTAAATTTACCCCGCAAAGCTGCGTGGTGTTTTGTAATACTAAGGTAGAAACACAGCAATTGTGTGATGATTTAGTTGATGAAGGCTTTAGTGCGGTATCTTTGCATGGTGATTTAGAGCAGCGTGATCGTGAGCGTACGTTAATTCATTTTTCTAATAAAAGTGCATCAATACTAGTGGCAACCGATGTGGCCGCGCGTGGTTTAGACATTGACGATATGGATATGGTGATTAACTATCACTTAGCTCACGACACACAAACACATGTGCATCGTATTGGTCGTACCGGTAGAGCGGGTAAAAAGGGTATTGCATGCTCTATTTATGGTGAAGCAGAAGCGTTTAAAATTGCACAAATTGGTGATCATTATGAACGCGATGTGATCCCAGAGCCAATGCCATCGTTTAGCTTATTAGAAAAACCACCGTACAAACCAGAAATGGTAACCTTAATGCTTGATTCTGGTAAAAAGCAAAAAGTACGTGCAGGTGATATTTTAGGGGCACTTACCGGTAAAGACGGTATTGCAGGGCGTCAAGTTGGTAAAATAAACGTACTCGACAACGTTGCGTTTGTTGCCGTAGAGCGTAACTCTTCAAAGCCGGCACTGCGTAAATTAACCGAAGGTAATATTAAAGGCCGTAAAATACGCGCTCGTCGCCTTACGTGCTAA
- a CDS encoding DNA-J related domain-containing protein, whose translation MLNPLIDEIFELLLQKKVWMVHTLAAELQQRKVISTLDAAPDRDLFKRNFLIMNALYQLQQQIMPKQQLLIGGLQIQLITTASNTLVKSTDPLRDYYLDWQNFETSSAEIDALLTQFWQRFTKHSKSAQIIDPDTHKQLLVKWQLSQQSTLKEVQKRWRQLALQCHPDKAVGNAEKFKQLKCEYEQLRASCSID comes from the coding sequence ATGCTTAACCCACTGATAGATGAGATTTTTGAGTTGCTTTTGCAAAAAAAAGTATGGATGGTGCATACTTTAGCGGCAGAGTTACAACAACGTAAAGTGATTAGCACGCTTGATGCTGCCCCTGATCGTGATTTATTCAAACGTAACTTTTTAATTATGAACGCGCTTTATCAGCTACAGCAGCAAATTATGCCTAAGCAGCAACTCCTTATTGGTGGTTTACAAATACAACTTATTACCACAGCCAGTAACACCCTCGTAAAAAGTACCGATCCGCTACGAGACTACTACCTTGATTGGCAAAACTTTGAAACCTCTAGCGCCGAAATCGATGCTCTTTTAACCCAGTTTTGGCAGCGTTTTACCAAGCACAGTAAATCTGCACAAATAATAGATCCAGACACTCATAAACAGCTATTAGTAAAGTGGCAACTATCTCAGCAAAGCACGCTAAAAGAAGTACAAAAACGTTGGCGGCAACTGGCGTTACAGTGTCATCCTGATAAAGCAGTTGGTAATGCAGAAAAATTTAAACAGTTAAAGTGTGAATATGAGCAGCTTAGGGCAAGCTGCTCAATAGATTAG
- a CDS encoding tetratricopeptide repeat protein → MQGWLQRFFFVGFMAVCSIFSTLSFSVTPADLFEQFKSAKSWSDKQSFASTLLTKKNLPHQQRIAIYSDLAELAFNANDLPHALEYYKLLERNISFEELPDLYFRAIKMQGVVLYYQGFVQQAVVDYSRALGLAIRLKGSLKQANLLSNIGLAYFDMYNMELALDYYQQAKLIYEKEGSAQDKADILHNIAGIYIRLSRYESALEMYREVLKVFQQLGDEDGVAQVYGNMGVAYTESKQYQLALHYNQLALRYYQSINNAFQLSTKHANLASINLHLNKFDVALYHAKAAQQFALDAGNKSLLAAALHVLATAQFAQGDIENAKTTSERSIALAKEYKNGMRIKDGLGIEALIYSSLGDFKQALQLHQQYVDYQRSINTEEASKAVSIFQTQFEADKLNQEIKQLKQQQHLQQLQISKRFQLTILLGIVAILILITVIAIYRRRIESNAKLQLTEQVEQRTLELQSVAQELREANDVKSQFLANISHEIRTPLTAILSQTDDLINGLYEPEQLQDELKVIQRQSEHLKSLINDVLDLSKIEANRLELSISCFDIVQVLNDIHGMFSVQAKAKNLSLVFDNQLGNELYTRLDLTRVKQILINLCANAIKFTHSGQVTIVANNTEQGLVFTVKDTGIGMNTAQLKLIFECFSQADNSISRRFGGTGLGLSLSQQLAAMMGGYISVQSEFKKGSQFSFFVPCVPVDKSECTVTAKDNINSDHKALSAKVVLAEDHDDNRRLISRYLRAMGLDVIAVENGEQAVEQCLKEYPDFVLLDIQMPIMDGITAFELLRQCGYELPIFALTANAMSHEIEQYLALGFTDYLAKPIDKEKFYSTIAEHLASIKNEHNSTNVKIDMSDLVASFKQSLSIESELISQHFNSGDFVALQKDSHRILGAAQMFKLCDIADAAKALDDACKNPEEVQNIAVLVDKLQALFLHYKEHG, encoded by the coding sequence ATGCAGGGTTGGTTACAACGCTTCTTTTTTGTTGGCTTTATGGCTGTATGCAGCATTTTTTCTACATTGAGTTTTTCTGTTACACCAGCAGACTTATTTGAACAATTTAAGTCGGCTAAAAGTTGGTCAGATAAACAAAGCTTTGCCTCTACACTGTTAACTAAAAAAAATTTACCGCACCAACAGCGTATTGCTATATATAGCGACTTAGCTGAGCTTGCCTTTAATGCCAACGACCTTCCTCACGCCTTAGAATATTATAAGTTATTAGAGCGCAATATTAGTTTTGAAGAATTGCCCGATCTGTATTTTAGAGCAATAAAAATGCAAGGTGTGGTGTTGTATTATCAAGGGTTTGTACAACAAGCAGTGGTTGATTATAGCCGTGCTTTAGGGTTAGCCATACGTTTAAAAGGCTCGTTAAAACAAGCCAATTTATTAAGTAATATAGGCTTGGCTTACTTTGATATGTATAACATGGAACTAGCTCTGGATTATTATCAGCAAGCAAAACTGATCTACGAAAAAGAGGGGAGTGCGCAAGACAAAGCCGATATTTTACACAATATTGCTGGGATATATATTCGCCTTTCTCGTTACGAATCAGCACTTGAAATGTATCGTGAGGTATTAAAGGTATTTCAACAACTTGGTGATGAAGATGGCGTAGCTCAAGTCTATGGCAATATGGGTGTAGCTTATACTGAGTCAAAACAGTATCAATTGGCGCTGCATTATAATCAGCTGGCACTACGTTACTATCAGAGCATAAATAATGCATTCCAACTCTCTACTAAGCACGCTAATTTAGCGAGTATTAATCTGCACTTAAATAAATTTGATGTGGCCTTGTATCATGCAAAGGCGGCGCAGCAATTCGCACTTGATGCAGGGAATAAATCATTGCTAGCGGCGGCATTGCATGTGCTCGCTACCGCGCAATTTGCTCAAGGCGATATTGAAAATGCAAAAACAACGTCAGAACGCTCAATTGCATTAGCAAAAGAATATAAAAATGGCATGCGTATTAAAGACGGCTTAGGTATTGAGGCTTTGATTTATTCAAGCTTAGGCGACTTTAAGCAAGCACTGCAATTGCATCAGCAGTATGTTGACTACCAACGCAGTATAAATACAGAAGAGGCTTCAAAGGCTGTTAGTATTTTTCAAACTCAATTTGAAGCAGATAAACTAAACCAAGAAATTAAACAGCTAAAACAACAACAACACTTACAACAACTGCAAATATCTAAACGTTTTCAATTAACTATTTTGCTTGGCATTGTGGCAATTCTTATTTTAATTACAGTTATTGCAATTTACCGTCGCAGAATAGAAAGTAATGCAAAATTACAATTAACAGAGCAAGTAGAGCAACGCACGTTAGAATTACAAAGTGTGGCGCAAGAGTTGCGCGAAGCAAACGATGTTAAAAGTCAGTTTTTAGCAAATATAAGCCATGAAATTCGCACCCCACTTACCGCTATTTTAAGCCAAACCGACGACTTAATTAATGGTTTGTATGAGCCTGAGCAGTTACAAGATGAGCTTAAAGTTATTCAGCGTCAAAGCGAGCATTTAAAAAGTTTAATAAATGATGTGCTCGACTTAAGTAAAATAGAAGCTAACAGATTGGAGCTGTCTATTTCTTGTTTTGATATTGTACAAGTGCTGAATGACATACATGGGATGTTTAGCGTACAAGCAAAAGCTAAAAACTTATCCTTGGTATTTGACAACCAACTTGGTAATGAACTGTATACCAGGCTTGATTTAACCCGCGTAAAGCAAATTTTAATAAACCTATGTGCTAATGCAATTAAATTTACTCACAGCGGCCAAGTTACGATTGTGGCCAATAATACCGAGCAAGGGCTGGTGTTCACGGTAAAAGATACCGGAATAGGTATGAATACAGCACAACTTAAGCTTATTTTTGAATGTTTTAGCCAAGCAGATAATAGTATTAGCCGTCGTTTTGGTGGTACTGGTTTGGGGCTTAGTTTGTCACAACAACTTGCTGCCATGATGGGGGGATATATTAGTGTGCAAAGCGAATTTAAAAAAGGCAGTCAATTCTCATTTTTTGTGCCGTGCGTACCAGTAGATAAAAGCGAATGTACAGTTACAGCTAAAGACAATATAAATAGTGACCATAAAGCGCTAAGCGCTAAAGTGGTACTTGCTGAGGATCATGACGATAATCGCAGATTAATAAGCCGTTATTTACGCGCCATGGGGCTTGACGTTATTGCAGTTGAAAATGGTGAGCAAGCTGTAGAGCAATGTTTAAAAGAGTATCCTGATTTTGTGCTATTGGACATTCAAATGCCTATTATGGATGGTATTACTGCTTTTGAGTTACTCAGGCAGTGCGGTTATGAGCTGCCAATATTTGCTTTAACCGCGAATGCAATGAGCCATGAGATCGAGCAGTATTTAGCACTTGGTTTTACTGATTACTTAGCTAAACCAATTGATAAAGAAAAGTTTTATAGCACTATAGCTGAGCATCTCGCATCAATAAAAAATGAGCATAACAGCACAAACGTAAAGATAGATATGAGTGACTTAGTGGCTAGTTTCAAACAAAGCTTATCAATAGAAAGTGAGCTAATTAGCCAGCACTTTAATAGTGGCGATTTTGTAGCGTTACAAAAAGATAGCCATCGTATTTTAGGGGCAGCACAAATGTTTAAGTTGTGCGACATTGCAGACGCTGCAAAAGCGTTAGATGATGCGTGTAAAAATCCAGAAGAAGTACAAAATATTGCAGTGTTAGTTGATAAACTACAAGCCTTATTTTTGCATTACAAAGAGCATGGTTAA